The sequence below is a genomic window from Plasmodium gaboni strain SY75 chromosome 10, whole genome shotgun sequence.
tatacatatatatatatatatatatatatatatatatatatatttatttatttatttatttacaaaatatttgtaataatttaatatatgagAAAAAGAAATCACAATTTGTATAGCAAGTTTTGGTTTAtaatgaacaaaaaaaaaaaaaaaaaaaaaaaaaaatgtacgtaataaaaataatatattattttaatttgacatatcaaaaaaatgcgaataaaaaatatatacatgtattatatgtatattatttaatatgttGCACTAGACAATATAATAGTTACTCAAAAAATTAGAAATTGTATAATCCAACATACCATAATACTCAATTACATTGTAGATACAAACAATTAATGCATTTGGAGTTATATATAGAGTAAAGgaatttttttctttaaaacTAAAATCAATcatttcatattttattaagttaggaaacttttttttttcttcgACGGTATATAAGTTTTCTATTCCACCTTTGATAAACTCACCGAGTTGTTTCAATAAGTTTTTaatctaaaaaaaaaaaaaaaaaaaaaaatttcacacacacacacaaataaataaacaaatatacatacatatatatatttttatttatttatattattacttgATATTCATATTTGGTAGATAAGACATCAATATATTGTGCATCTctgtaaatataaatattttgaaataaGAATGGAGTAAAACATATATCCTTGGTACTATGTACAGTTATTAGTATATAATCTGTTATATACATTTCAATTAATTTATCATTCCTCAATTTTTGAAGAGTTAAAAAGTTTTTAGTATTTTcaaaatgtatatttttatataaataattattaatataaaaaaaaaaattgacAGCTCTTAGATTACGTAAAAATggatattttaaaatatataaattattatcttctgataacataatatatgtattattacAATAACATACATCTATTATATTAACTTTGGGTGATTTTAACTTTTCAAGGGatatataagaattatcatttttgttattattatatgatcTATTATATTCATGGATATATCTTAATTgatcatttttattttcttcacTGAATTTGTCTTCTTTTTGATGATATAGCCAAAAATAAATTTCCttattttcaaataaaatacatcCATGATTACAGGATGTACCACTAATTAATTTTTGAGGTTTtgaatttattaattttattctaaaatttttattatttgatattttaataaatacaaaatatatttttttatttataaattgATTATTCTCATAAGTGTCCTCTTGAATAGAATTGTCATTTTCTATGGATTGACTATTTctttgaatatttttattttcttcatttttaaaataagaatatttgtatgttttttttcttttgttaTATGAACAATTGTTTTTAGTAACACTTTCATCACTCGACGTAGTATAATTagtaataattttttttttacagTACATGGATTCAAATCTTTTTGtgttaatattataatgaatattatttgattgtttatttgttatttttgTGAAGTCTTGGGGTGTATCATTGTAACTATCtatgaaaagaaaaggattatttttattaaatatagaAGTATTATTGTAAACACTTGATTGTGTGTCATCGTGATAATTGTGTTCATGCATAAACATATGTtgattaatattattattattattgttgttattattactattattgttgttattatcactattattgttgttattattactattaatgttgttattattactattattgttgttattattactattactattattgttattattattattattattattattgttgttgttatCAATTATGCTTGATATTTTgcttttttctttttttgttattttatttttttttacctGAACACGTTCATAATTTTCTTGAGAAGAATTATTGGCTAGTTCAtcaaatttttttgaattatatTGATGAGTAAAAGTATTACATAATTTAATGTTTGATTTTTTGATTAAACAATTGTATGATAATTCTATGATAGTTGAAAAatttaaatgtatatttttatgttttaaatGTTGTTCGTTTATTTCTGGTAAGCTAGCTAATAAAGAGtgtattttaaaatttttttcttttaaatactttggaataataatttttatttttgtgATGATTAGATTTTGTGAGTCTACATTTGTATTAATGCctacatataaattatttttattatctattAAATAAACAGAGAATAAATTTATAGGATCGTATGgattattttgtatattacaagacatattattattattattattaagaatattatttatataataataataaaaatgatcataataatcatcattttctttttgttcataaatattaaaatttttgttgtcgtttgtaatattatcaaaataaagATCTCCTTGATAATTACATGAGACAATTtgtatattaataatttcgTTTTTTGTAGGAACATTAATTTGTTTCCATTCATTAAAATGTTCTACATGCCAAACATATCTGCTATGtttataaacatataattttttatttgataaatatacaaGAATATGCCATCTtgaaaaatgaattaattttatataataattttgaaacagttcattattaaataaacaaaCATTCATATGAATCCCGAGTTGTGGattaaatgttttattatgaAAAGCGATGGATTCATTAGCAAACCTTGTAAAGGCCCCGCCAAAACCAACAAGATTTTTACCgatattatatttttttactattctgcaaatataattaatatcCTTCTCTAAAAAgaaatgtatatataaatatataaatatatatatatatatatatatataaattatatatgtattttttattttatataatatttttataattgacacaaaaaaaatttagatttaaatatatctgCATACATTCTTATTTTACCCTTATTATATTCCACCATCTCATTTTCTTCAAcatgtttattttttctctcctttttattatgttcCAACATTTTACTACATTTCATGGATtcacataaatatataatatataaataaataaataaataaatatatatatatatatatatatatatatatatggagaaaggttattttatcatattaCTACCTTTTTGTAGTATcaaaaaatagaaatattcCTAGACTTTGATAAAAGGATGaatcataatttttatttataaaaaaaaaaaaaaaaaagtaaacATTACTATCTACAATTTTgtattcctttttttttttttttttttttttttttttttttttttttttttttttttgttttttatttttttttttttttttttttttttttttttttttttttttttttttttttttttttttttttttttttttttatttttattatttttttttattttttttttttttttttttttttatatataaaaatttattattatttNNNNNNNNNNNNNNNNNNNNNNNNNNNNNNNNNNNNNNNNNNNNNNNNNNNNNNNNNNNNNNNNNNNNNNNNNNNNNNNNNNNNNNNNNNNNNNNNNNNNNNNNNNNNNNNNNNNNNNNNNNNNNNNNNNNNNNNNNNNNNNNNNNNNNNNNNNNNNNNNNNNNNNNNNNNNNNNNNNNNNNNNNNNNNNNNNNNNNNNNNNNNNNNNNNNNNNNNNNNNNNNNNNNNNNNNNNNNNNNNNNNNNNNNNNNNNNNNNNNNNNNNNNNNNNNNNNNNNNNNNNNNNNNNNNNNNNNNNNNNATTATAAAATACTCAcattatatgaatatatatttatatgtaatatattgatacatattcttataaattacctttttttaaaaaaaaaaaaaaaaaaaaaaaaaaaaaaaaaaaaatatatatatatatataaatatatatttttttatttttttttatttaaaaaaaaaaaaaaaaatatttttttttttttttttttttttttttttttttttttttttttttttttttttttttttttttttttttttgtgtgtTCGGGTTCTCAAATTGGCTGTATTGGTGTATTTAAAATgttgtatatttttatatatatttagcTCAACATTTCTccttatatattatatataaaaatttatatatatatatatatatatatatatttttgatataggtagaaatattatgtagttaatacaaaatattgcatatagtaataatatatgtatttatttatattttttattgaaatgaaataaagaaaaaaataattctcaagaaaaaaaaatatatttaagaaATTCAAAGGTAAACGACATTACACCATTTTTTACtacattttaaaataaacatatatgtatatatattttttttggaGGGGGAAACAATTAAAACTATCATAAGCTAatgataagaaaaataaaaaaataaaataatatatatatatatatatatttatatatttatatttatctacataatattaaaataagATACTTCAAATTaacaattattataaaaataagtacatcttaaattatatatatttttttttttttttgtactTAATAAGTACCTCTTTAAATTAGTACATTTGAAATATACCCActtttcatatataaaataaaattaggtgtaaattttcttttttttttttttttttttttattattattattatattctaatcttttaaattttgATTAGATGTtgatataattaaataaagcatatttattaaatgtaagaattaatttaatataataatgatataaaatataaataaataaatatatatatatatatatatatattatgtttgGATGTAGGATGcaagtatatataaaagtaaCTTTTTTAGTATAGGTATTctattaaaataatttaacttttatataaatataaaaccGATTATATGATGTAGACTTTGAAgatgagaaaaaaaaaaaaaaaaattgaacgaatgtttgatatatttatgaacACACGAAAATTATTAACATTTTGAAAAAGGACAAagattaatatatatatacacatatatatatatatatatatatataacatatatatattttttttttttatgtcCCTTTTGgatgtattattattgaaATGATTAGGAAGGGTGTTGAGCTATTTTATTTGAAGAATGCTCCATGGACACCTCCTTCAAAATATCACttaaaatgttttataagactatatcataaaaatattattaagaaagaaaaaataataagaaaaagattctcatatgaatatataaatgatgatgaaaattttttatttaataaatatagtTGTGTAAATTCTTTAGTTAATTATTACtatgttaataaaaaatttgaagaaataaatttattaattaaaaataaacaagATGATGGCAAATATATTGATGAgattattaatatattgtatattcTTTGTGTAAAGGGTAATATTAGTATACTAGATagaagaataaaatattatgtttcttatattttatcatatatcAATGAATATATGGAAGCATTGTctgatgataaaaataaaaatataaacaagAGACAAcataatgatataaataaagatattacgaataatttttttgaacACATGGGCACAGATGCTAATTGTTATAATCctcataatatatataataatgttaatataaaagaagacaatacaattattaataataagaaaaaatttattagTATTAAGAGTTATTTGTTAtttcttaatattttaaaagtattagatatgaaaaatgattttaatatattcttaaaatatataagtgaaaatattcattttttttctatagATATTATTCACAAAATAGCCTTTAGTTATGACATAAAACATATGGATATTATAAacaataatgataataataaaatattttttaaagaaatattagactatatatatacattaatacaatataatccttctatatattttataaaaatgaaaagcgttaatttatgtattaatatatgtagtaactatttttttgaaaaaaaatataaaccagaaaaaaaaacgtatgaatataatgaagatattatttatatgtataatttaaattatatatatataaatcatattataacatttaataatttaatacttgaatataatacaaaaaatcaaataaaacATGATAATTCAggtaatatatataaagaaaaaactGAATGTGCATTTAATAAGagtaataaaattataacaaACAAATCGGATATATTAACAAACAGTGTTCAATCTAAATCACAATATAGAAATGAATGTATAAATTCAAACAacaatttaaatattataaatgaaaaatgtAAGGACTATATTAATgacttttattttaattattatatgattgatactatatatattttatataattattatacaaatttattaaggaaaaaaaaaataataaacaaaataaaaataacaaacCAAAACGATAAACAAAAGGAAGAacatttctttttgtttataccagatgtaaaaaataatattacgaatattttgttacattttatttatattatacatattaacCTAAATAGGAATcaacaaaaaattaaaaataaaaaaattatacaaGCATTAGAAAGAGTTTTAAAATTAAGCTATCAATTTAGACATACATCATTTAATTATGAATCTTTTGTATTAAATTATTGTAACATGTTATTAGTTAGTAAACTTGATCTTTCTTTaattgataatataaaaatattaacaatatttaaacatataattacaCCACGCAAGAAGGCGGATCTACAACATATAGAAACgaaagaaaaaaaacaaagaaTAGATAATgcattaaatatatgtcaagaaacagaaaaaaaaaaaaaaaaaaaaaaattaaatgacAATAAGATCATGTATCTTAcagaagaaaatgaaaataaaaatgaaatatatgatagagaaaataataaatatattgaacaaaccattttacatataaaacAATCGAACATTTctaatataaaagaaaataatttcgaattatatgatataaataaacatttggataatatgataaaacTAGTGTGTAGTAATTTAAAAACGTGTGTACATAATTCAAGTGGTAATGACATATGTATGTTAATTCCTCTAATTTATGAatttcataaatatatggatgatgaattaaaaaatatattaatagttCAAATTACTTgtaataaacataatataaatgaaaataatataataaatatacttcgagtattttataaaataaaatatagaaatGATATGTTGGatcaatttttttataaccACAAGAActttaattttaatgataattatgTGGTTAATGAACAACAAAGTGATcagaaaaatatatatatgtgttcTTGTCcaaagaatttttttttattcttttattataaaagtaaaaataatttattcaattataaagatatgtattatattgaaaattatatacaacATAATTTCTTAgaaatgaatataaaagattttcttcttctattattaatttattataaaaataaagttTTCTTATTACCACAATTATTAATCAAAATCCTTTCCATTGTTAATaatggaaaaaaattaataacgcaaaaagaattattattctgcttatatttattctcaaaaaattattatcatttgtCAAACGATCATAGTGAATGGATAGAtcataatgataaaaatacaCATTTAATCAGAAAAATTAACTTATTTAGAAAAACCCATTATAATCAAGAACATATCAACCATTTTGTCAACTTAATtaatgatttattttattttatttataatgaaaaaaaaattaattatcCACCTGAACAAGTCAGGCATTTGTTggaagaagaagaaaaaaaaaaaaaaaaaattataaataataataataataataataataaaaagataataataataaataaaaacagCCAAAATGGTGAGCTAGCCAAAATGATGAAAGATGAGacaaataataacaatatgagttatgaattatatgaagaagaggaatataatattgaattaaatcaaaaaagtaataatataaattctattgatgaatataagataaattttaacatattaaaaacaaatttgataatgatgaaaatattatataatttatattatgcttatttttcttcattatttgagaaaagaaaaagacaagaaaaaaatattctgAACAGTCATCACGAAAAATTATTGaatcatttatatgtatgttttaatgaaaattattcaaaaaatgTTGAAGAAATTAAGGAGGTAGCACctttgttatattattttacatattttaatttatattcatctTTTTATTTCGAAAGACAAAtctcatatatatttatgaataatataatagatgagcgattaataaaatatgtaatgCTCAGTCACGTGTgtgtaaaaaaaattattccACATGAAATCAAAGgtgtaataaaaaaatatgtgtTTGAAAATTTTGAACATTTTAGTgattcttttaaaatattatgttttaGATTAAGTCACCACTTTTTGGATGTATCGAATGGTGTACCTCTCACTGGGGAGAATAATAATGTGGTGATAGATAATAATGTTGgaacaaataataatgttggaacaaataataatgtggacatatcaatatttaatcatctattaaataatttgttAACAAATTTAGATCATATGAAACCCAATCATTATTTAGTTATATATTCTACGATTTGCAATAATATgattaaaaataaaaaatattatattgaattattttatcatatgaATAAGATAGCtatatgttataataatgaa
It includes:
- a CDS encoding hypothetical protein (conserved Plasmodium protein, unknown function) yields the protein MIRKGVELFYLKNAPWTPPSKYHLKCFIRLYHKNIIKKEKIIRKRFSYEYINDDENFLFNKYSCVNSLVNYYYVNKKFEEINLLIKNKQDDGKYIDEIINILYILCVKGNISILDRRIKYYVSYILSYINEYMEALSDDKNKNINKRQHNDINKDITNNFFEHMGTDANCYNPHNIYNNVNIKEDNTIINNKKKFISIKSYLLFLNILKVLDMKNDFNIFLKYISENIHFFSIDIIHKIAFSYDIKHMDIINNNDNNKIFFKEILDYIYTLIQYNPSIYFIKMKSVNLCINICSNYFFEKKYKPEKKTYEYNEDIIYMYNLNYIYINHIITFNNLILEYNTKNQIKHDNSGNIYKEKTECAFNKSNKIITNKSDILTNSVQSKSQYRNECINSNNNLNIINEKCKDYINDFYFNYYMIDTIYILYNYYTNLLRKKKIINKIKITNQNDKQKEEHFFLFIPDVKNNITNILLHFIYIIHINLNRNQQKIKNKKIIQALERVLKLSYQFRHTSFNYESFVLNYCNMLLVSKLDLSLIDNIKILTIFKHIITPRKKADLQHIETKEKKQRIDNALNICQETEKKKKKKKLNDNKIMYLTEENENKNEIYDRENNKYIEQTILHIKQSNISNIKENNFELYDINKHLDNMIKLVCSNLKTCVHNSSGNDICMLIPLIYEFHKYMDDELKNILIVQITCNKHNINENNIINILRVFYKIKYRNDMLDQFFYNHKNFNFNDNYVVNEQQSDQKNIYMCSCPKNFFLFFYYKSKNNLFNYKDMYYIENYIQHNFLEMNIKDFLLLLLIYYKNKVFLLPQLLIKILSIVNNGKKLITQKELLFCLYLFSKNYYHLSNDHSEWIDHNDKNTHLIRKINLFRKTHYNQEHINHFVNLINDLFYFIYNEKKINYPPEQVRHLLEEEEKKKKKIINNNNNNNNKKIIIINKNSQNGELAKMMKDETNNNNMSYELYEEEEYNIELNQKSNNINSIDEYKINFNILKTNLIMMKILYNLYYAYFSSLFEKRKRQEKNILNSHHEKLLNHLYVCFNENYSKNVEEIKEVAPLLYYFTYFNLYSSFYFERQISYIFMNNIIDERLIKYVMLSHVCVKKIIPHEIKGVIKKYVFENFEHFSDSFKILCFRLSHHFLDVSNGVPLTGENNNVVIDNNVGTNNNVGTNNNVDISIFNHLLNNLLTNLDHMKPNHYLVIYSTICNNMIKNKKYYIELFYHMNKIAICYNNEQLFSILYYMYKTGYSKPKIRKKIRNLILFRHKKRLIHLSMYIKYILPLDEFGIYHLLPIKYQNIIYDKLTVDVKSLIRPPLQHME